The genomic region AGCCCATGTCACGATCAGAAGACATATGAATGTACCTATCTTTGATGGTGAAAAAATTGTTATGCTGGCTGGGGTAGGTAATAAACTCAAAAAATATACTGAAGACGATGTAAACCAGATTACACTTCTTTTAAATTTCTTATGGAGCATTCTCAAGAGAAAACGCTCTGATGAATTTTTGCATAATTCATTGAAAGAAAAAGAAATTTTGCTTAAAGAGATTCATCACCGGGTAAAAAACAATATGCAGATTGTTTCTAGTTTATTGGGTTTACAAGAAGATTCTATCGCATCTATTGAAGGAAAAAAAGCTCTCAAAGAAACTCAAACTCGAGTCAAATCCATGGCTATGATTCATGAAAAGCTCTATGAATCTCAAGATTTTTCAAAAGTTAATGTTGCAGAGTATATAAAAAGCTTAACTGAGGATATTATGGGGACTTTTAGGGCAGATACTCGTAATATTTCTTTGGATTTAGATTTAAAAGAATATTTTATAAAATTAGAATCTGCTATTCCCTTAGCTTTAATAATTAATGAGTTATTTACCAATACACTAAAACATGCTTTTTCTGATGGAAGAGACGGGTTGATTCGTATTTCTATTGGGGAAGAAAATGGTAAAATAACACTTATAATATCTGATAATGGTGTTGGGTTTCCAAAGAATATAGATCTTAAAAATACTGATACATTAGGACTACAACTTGTTAATTCTCTTGTTCGACAACTAGAAGCAACATTGGAATTTGATGGAAATTATGGAACGAAATTCACTATAATTTTTGATGCATAATTTATCAATATTCTGGCCCTTGTTTTTCATCTCATACTCTTTTTAATAGTAGACTTTAAATGCAAGAGATAACATATTATGTTTAACTTACTGGTTTTTGATTATTTGCTAATTTTTAATTTTGTTGCAAAATCAGATTCAAATAATTAATTATCATATTTGTAATTGAAATAAGGAAGATAATATGGATCAATTAGCATTCAACGATTTAAATATATCAAAAAATATTAAAAAAGCTATTGTAGACATGGGATTTGAAGAAGCAACTCCTATACAATCTCTTACAATTCCTTTTGCATTAGAAGGAAAAGATGTTATTGGGCAGGCCCAAACAGGTACTGGTAAAACCGCAGCCTTTGGGATTCCTGTTCTGGAAAAAATATATATTCCCGATAAATCTGTACAAGCCATTATTCTATGCCCCACCAGGGAATTAAGTATTCAGGTGGCAGAAGAACTGGGAAAACTCTCTATGCATATAAGTAAATTAAAAACTTTACCTGTTTACGGTGGACAACCTATTGGCCGGCAGATCAGGGCTTTAAATAAAGGAGTTCATGTGGTTATAGGAACTCCTGGAAGAGTTATTGATCATATTAAAAGAGGAACTCTCATATTAGATGGTGTAGAAACAGTTGTTCTTGATGAAGCAGATGAAATGCTTGATATGGGATTCAGGGATGATATTGAAGAAATTTTAAGGCACGTTCCTAAGAAAAGGCAAACCTTATTATTCTCAGCAACCATGTCCAAGGCCATCTTAAAGCTAACTAAAAAATATCAACAAAATCCTAAACACGTGAAAGTTGCCCAACATCAAATCACTGCCCCTGAAATTGAGCAAATATACTTTGAAGTTAAAGAAAAGATGAAAACTGAAGTATTGTCTCGATTATTAGATATTCATGATTTAAATCTTACTCTGGTATTCTGTAATACTAAAAGAAGGGTTGATAGGTTAGTAAAAGACCTTAAAACCAGAGGATACTTTGTTGATGGTATTCATGGAGATATGAGGCAGGGACAAAGAGATAAAGTTATGAACAAATTCCGAAAAGGTAAAATTGATATCTTAGTGGCTACTGATGTGGCAGCAAGAGGAATCGATGTTTCAAATGTTGATGCTGTTTTTAACTATGATGTTCCAAATGATAATGAATATTATGTCCACAGAATCGGTAGGACTGGAAGAGCTGGTCAAAAAGGTCAGGCATTTACTTTTGTAGCAGGCAAAGAGATTTATAAATTAAGGGATATTCAACGATTCACTAAAACAAAAATAAAACAAAACCAGATTCCATCTTTAAGAGATATTGAAAAAATAAAAACCGATATATTATTGGATAAAGTTAAAAATATTGTTGAAAATGATAATCTGGATAGATATGTACACAATGTGGAACGTTTGATTGAGGTTGGTTATACTTCAGTTGATATTTCTGCTGCGTTATTGAAGATTATTGAGGACAGGGACGGACAATAGCCTGTTCTAAAGTTTAATCTTTATTTAGATTTTTTTACTAATTCAGAATATTATGTTATTTTTTTATTCTTTTTTGATTTATTAATTAAATTTAGAGTATTCTGAATTATTCGATTATTTCTAAAAGAAAAAACTTTTATTTTAATAAAATAATTTAATGATTGTTATGAATTCAAAAGTAATGCTCCTGGTCATCTTTTTAATTGTTTGCATACCTTCATACATGTTTATTGAACCTTATTTAATTGAAACTAAAGAAGTTGTAATAGAATCTAATCAGATACCTACGCAATTTGATGGGAAAACCATTGTTTTTGTAAGTGATATCCATCACGGTCCTTTTTTTGATAAAAATAGAGTAGATGGTTTGGTGAATCAAATAAATGATCTAAACCCCGATCTTATTTTATTGGGCGGGGATTATGTCACAGGTGATGCAGAATATATTACTCCTGTGTTTGAATCATTATCTAAATTAGAAGCCCCTCTGGGTGTTTATGCTGTATTGGGAAACAGCGACCCTCAGTACTGGACACTTAACAAAATGCCAAAATATAACATTACTTATATAGGCAATGAAGGTACATGGATTGAGCTGAATGGTTCTAGGATACGTTTAGGAGGAGTAGGGGATTATAATAATGGTAATCAAATTCAAAACGCAACCATAAAACCAGTAACTACTCAAGATTTTGTAATTTTAATATCGCACAATCCTGATTATTTTCCAGAAGTAGTCAAATCAAAAGTAGATCTGGTTTTATCGGGACACACTCATGGGGGTCAAGTAACCTTTTTTGGACTATGGGCTCCGGTTGTTTACTCCAATTATGGGAATAAATATAGAACTGGAATCATTAAAGAGGACAATACTACTATGATTGTAAGCAATGGGATCGGCACTGTTATATTACCTATTCGATTCTTTGCCCGCCCTGAAATCTATGTAATTAAATTAA from Methanobacterium alcaliphilum harbors:
- a CDS encoding histidine kinase dimerization/phosphoacceptor domain -containing protein; its protein translation is MKKDFKRENDSLGKDIHSDILKNDLLYYALLAIPCPVFIFDINCKVTYLTNEASKEFDLDMEEAIGKKWSEIIFHLNEDFDSKLLKVFKSGLSHKDEIILPSILGNSYYEYVITPIKSENAAVERIMVTFWNITPRKADEELRKINTLRLGAMLDLYALSTADCHDLTDFALEKIVEITNSEIGYLSFLNDNEDVLNMYSWSQKSMKQCQIEKKPIKYEVKSTGLWGEAIRQRKYIITNDYDAPHILKKGFPEAHVTIRRHMNVPIFDGEKIVMLAGVGNKLKKYTEDDVNQITLLLNFLWSILKRKRSDEFLHNSLKEKEILLKEIHHRVKNNMQIVSSLLGLQEDSIASIEGKKALKETQTRVKSMAMIHEKLYESQDFSKVNVAEYIKSLTEDIMGTFRADTRNISLDLDLKEYFIKLESAIPLALIINELFTNTLKHAFSDGRDGLIRISIGEENGKITLIISDNGVGFPKNIDLKNTDTLGLQLVNSLVRQLEATLEFDGNYGTKFTIIFDA
- a CDS encoding DEAD/DEAH box helicase codes for the protein MDQLAFNDLNISKNIKKAIVDMGFEEATPIQSLTIPFALEGKDVIGQAQTGTGKTAAFGIPVLEKIYIPDKSVQAIILCPTRELSIQVAEELGKLSMHISKLKTLPVYGGQPIGRQIRALNKGVHVVIGTPGRVIDHIKRGTLILDGVETVVLDEADEMLDMGFRDDIEEILRHVPKKRQTLLFSATMSKAILKLTKKYQQNPKHVKVAQHQITAPEIEQIYFEVKEKMKTEVLSRLLDIHDLNLTLVFCNTKRRVDRLVKDLKTRGYFVDGIHGDMRQGQRDKVMNKFRKGKIDILVATDVAARGIDVSNVDAVFNYDVPNDNEYYVHRIGRTGRAGQKGQAFTFVAGKEIYKLRDIQRFTKTKIKQNQIPSLRDIEKIKTDILLDKVKNIVENDNLDRYVHNVERLIEVGYTSVDISAALLKIIEDRDGQ
- a CDS encoding metallophosphoesterase, which translates into the protein MNSKVMLLVIFLIVCIPSYMFIEPYLIETKEVVIESNQIPTQFDGKTIVFVSDIHHGPFFDKNRVDGLVNQINDLNPDLILLGGDYVTGDAEYITPVFESLSKLEAPLGVYAVLGNSDPQYWTLNKMPKYNITYIGNEGTWIELNGSRIRLGGVGDYNNGNQIQNATIKPVTTQDFVILISHNPDYFPEVVKSKVDLVLSGHTHGGQVTFFGLWAPVVYSNYGNKYRTGIIKEDNTTMIVSNGIGTVILPIRFFARPEIYVIKLKRTS